The Streptomyces venezuelae genomic interval GTCGCCCCGCTCCTGCTCGTCCTCGCGGGGCCGGCCGGACGGTTCCGGGTACGGCGCTGGAAGGAGGCGGCCTTTCTGGGGCTGACGACCCTGGTCCTCATGCCCATGGCCGTGCTCAGCCCGATGAGCATGCTCTTCCTCGTCTTCCCCCTGCTGATCTGGGCAGCGCTCCGCTTCCAGCTCGCCGGAAGCATGCTGTGCGCGCTCTTCGCCTCCGTACTCACTACCTTCGAGGCGACCTCCGGGCGGGGCGCGTTCCTCCACCTGACGGACGTCGAGATCATGGCCAAGCTCCAGGCGTTCAACGGTTCCGCCGCCCTGACCGCCCTGCTTCTCGCCTCCGTCATCACCGAGCAGCGTGCGACCCGCCGGTCGGTGCGCCGCGCCTGCCAGGAACTGGCGGAGGTCCTGGAGCACCTCGCGGCGGGCGAGCCCTCACCGGGTCCACCCGGCACCGCCGAGAGCCGGGCAGCCCCACCCGGCGGGCACCGGGATCCGTGACACCTGCGCCGGAGCCGACGCAGGAATCAGGAGCCGTACAACGCCTGAAGGTCAGCAAGCGGAGTCAAGGCTGCGACGCATGCTGACCTTTTGCTGACCTGAGAGGCCTCTACCATGCCCCTGACCTGTACAGACGTCCAAATGCTAGATCTTGGACTTGAACATTGCACGTATCGTCGAGGTACTCCTGGACATAGGCTCCTTGCCTGCGTTTTTGCAGGTCAAGGGCTGTTCCCACATCCTACGACGAGTCGCAAGTTCAGGCAGCTGCCCCCAGGTTCTTGAGGACTCATGCTGACCACTTACCACCTTCCTGACGCATCATCAGGTAGCGGCGGAAGGTATAGCCGCCCTCCAGAACGCCACCGAGACGACTTCGCAGGCCTACGCAGCGCTCCCCCGCGGGTATCCGTGATCACCGTCACTCCGACGAACTGACAGCGGGTCCATGCCTGCCTGCTCCCACGGGGAAGGCCTCTTGAGCAACCACACCGACCACGGACGATCGCACAGGCGCCAGCCCGCCGAGCTCGGTCAGCCGGGCGGCGTGCAGGCGCGGCCGGACGCCGGCCTCGGCACTCCAGCCCCGCAGCCTCAGGATGACCGGAGCACAACTGGGCGGGCACCGCGAACGGCCTCTTCGCCCGAGGCGCGGGAGTTCTTCTCCGTCATGGTGCCCAAGCCCTTCGCATGCCGCTCAGGTGGCCATGCCCCCCCCGGACAGCTCGGCCTCGATCCCCTCGTAGGTCAGGCCCCATGTGGAGCCCTCGGCGGAACCGAAGACGTACATGGTGCGGAGGCCGGCCAGTTCGGACACTTCCACGCGTTCGCTCCCTCGTCGTGCGCCGCTGCGGTTGGTCAGGGTAGGTGTCGGGCTTAGCCCTTGACGCCGTGGGCGGCCATCGTGACGCGTCAGTAGGCCGCGGAGTCCGCGTTGTTGGTGACCGTCTCGACGCCTCTCGGCTCCTTGTTCCGAGGGTCGTTGAGAGCGGCGTCGTACTTCGCGAGCTCACCGGTGGTTCGTATTGAGTTCGTCGAGCGAGTGGTAGCACGACCTGTTCGGGTTGTCGACGTACTTGGCCTCGATCACCTGCTTCGACCGTCGGGAGAGCGCCGGCGCGGACGCCCCGCGGCTCCAGTACACCCTGGACGCAAGGCCTGCCGACACGCTCCGCGACCTCGTGAAGGACGCTACCCAGGTCGGGAGGGCCTCACGGTCTGGGTGGGCCCGCGGCAGAGCGAGGTCCAGCTGCCAGCCGCATGCGCGAAGGAGATGAAGACGACCGCCCAGCACGTCACCGTCACCCTCAAGGTCTCGCCCGGGGTCCTCGTCGGGCGGAACTGGGACGACACGCCGCTGATCAAGGACTCGCGGACCGTGATCCTGGAGGCTGTCGACAACCTGGTCGAGCAGGACGACTGCGTCGCCTGACCAGTCGCCCGGCCGAGATCAGGTCGCCCAGCGGGCCCCCTCATCGCAGAGCGGATGGGAAGAGTCCGTTCTGTCCGGCTTTCGGGTGGGTAAGTGGTGGATAGGTCCCCCCGAGGGAGGCTGGCACGATGCCGTGGTTCGTATGGCTGCTCGCCGCCGGGGTGCTCGGTGTCGCGGAGTTCTTCACCCTGACGCTGGTTTTCGGGTTGCTGGCGGGCGCTGCGCTGGTCGCCGCTGTCGTCGCTGGTGTGGGTATCGGCCTTCTCGGCCAGCTCGTGGCGCTCGGAGTGGCAGCGGCAGCGGGGCTCCTCATCGTCCGTCCCGTCGCGGTGCGGATGGCGCGGACACCCCTCACGCGTGAGGGCAGCGACGCGCTGATCGGCAGGCGTGCCGAGGTGATGCAGGAGGTCACCGCGAGCCACGGCCTGATCAAGATCTCTGGTGAGGAATGGTCCGCCCGTGCTCTCGACGAGAGCCTCGTGATCCCGGTGGGCGCGCTGGTGGACGTCATGGAGATCGAAGGCGCCACCGCGGTCGTCTACCCCCGCGAGCTCCTTCCGTGAACGACTGAACATCTCGCAACGGAGGAATTGTGGATCCGGTACTCATCCCGATTCTCGTGGCGGCGATCGTCGTCGTCTTCCTCGTGGCCGCCACGGTGCGGATCGTCCCGCAGGCGCGCCGCTACAACATCGAGCGGTTCGGCCGGTACCGGCGGACGCTGCAACCCGGCCTGAACTTCGTCGTACCGGTGGCGGACCGCGTCAA includes:
- a CDS encoding restriction endonuclease fold toxin-2 domain-containing protein — encoded protein: MRTTGELAKYDAALNDPRNKEPRGVETVTNNADSAAY
- a CDS encoding restriction endonuclease fold toxin-2 domain-containing protein, giving the protein MSAGLASRVYWSRGASAPALSRRSKQVIEAKYVDNPNRSCYHSLDELNTNHR
- a CDS encoding NfeD family protein, which translates into the protein MPWFVWLLAAGVLGVAEFFTLTLVFGLLAGAALVAAVVAGVGIGLLGQLVALGVAAAAGLLIVRPVAVRMARTPLTREGSDALIGRRAEVMQEVTASHGLIKISGEEWSARALDESLVIPVGALVDVMEIEGATAVVYPRELLP